A genomic region of Exiguobacterium sp. Helios contains the following coding sequences:
- a CDS encoding metal-sensitive transcriptional regulator, whose product MTHDHPLVPRSAEEQDALLKRLKRIEGQVRGIANMVAEDRYCIDILTQTASIQAALRQVELQVIERHVKMCMHDAATGKQDTDVYVDELMAVIARLKK is encoded by the coding sequence ATGACGCATGATCATCCTCTTGTTCCCCGTTCCGCGGAAGAACAAGACGCCTTATTGAAACGTTTAAAACGAATTGAAGGCCAAGTCCGCGGCATTGCCAACATGGTCGCAGAAGACCGGTATTGTATCGATATCCTGACCCAGACCGCATCGATTCAAGCGGCGCTCCGCCAAGTCGAGTTGCAGGTCATCGAACGCCACGTCAAAATGTGTATGCACGATGCGGCGACCGGCAAACAGGATACAGATGTCTACGTTGATGAACTGATGGCCGTTATTGCCCGTCTTAAGAAGTAA
- a CDS encoding DHA2 family efflux MFS transporter permease subunit, which produces MSHEKSATARPPYGILAVLMIGAFIAFLNNTLLNIALPSIMKDLEIETSTVQWLSTGFMLVNGILIPTSAFLIQKFSVRRLFLLAMTLFSAGTILAGFADAFPVLLAGRMVQASGSAIMMPLLMNVMLVSFPIEKRGTAMGFFGLIMMGAPAIGPTLSGWIIEHYDWRMLFHFITPIALLVLVAGFVLLRDVKERSNAKLDFMSVVLSSFGFGGLLYGFSSAGSKGWDSLQVILALIIGVVALVTFITRQLKMERPMLNFKIYRYPMFALSSVISMVVTIAMFSGMLLLPIYVQTIRGISPLDAGLMLLPGAILMAVMSPINGKLFDKIGGRPLAITGLFITVVTSYYFSQLKMDTTYTHLIILYSLRMFGMSMVMMPVSTNGLNQLPTRYYPHGTAMNNTLQQVSGAIGTALLVTIMSTHAKTRGTELAQEAAKNMTSQPTAEAAAAMKQQIIMQATLDGINYAFFISTFIAGLAFVLSFFIKRATQAEDIISNRSLNEQIIKPQVSNQ; this is translated from the coding sequence ATGTCACACGAAAAATCTGCTACCGCTCGTCCCCCTTACGGCATCCTTGCCGTATTGATGATTGGTGCCTTTATCGCTTTTTTAAATAACACATTACTGAACATTGCTTTACCTTCCATCATGAAGGATCTTGAAATTGAAACGTCAACGGTCCAGTGGTTATCGACCGGTTTCATGCTCGTCAACGGGATTTTGATCCCGACCTCTGCTTTCCTGATTCAAAAATTCTCAGTCCGTCGTCTGTTCCTGCTCGCGATGACGTTGTTCTCTGCCGGTACGATTCTTGCCGGCTTCGCGGATGCTTTCCCGGTCTTGCTTGCCGGACGGATGGTCCAGGCTTCCGGATCCGCAATCATGATGCCGCTTCTGATGAACGTCATGCTCGTCAGCTTCCCGATTGAAAAACGCGGAACGGCGATGGGCTTCTTCGGACTCATCATGATGGGTGCTCCCGCAATTGGTCCAACTCTTTCCGGTTGGATCATCGAACATTACGATTGGCGGATGTTGTTCCACTTCATTACACCAATCGCCTTACTTGTCCTCGTTGCCGGATTCGTCCTGCTTCGTGATGTAAAAGAACGGTCTAACGCTAAACTCGACTTTATGTCTGTCGTCTTGTCGTCCTTCGGATTCGGCGGTCTGCTCTATGGTTTCAGTTCTGCCGGCTCAAAAGGTTGGGACAGTCTGCAAGTCATTTTAGCGTTGATTATCGGAGTCGTCGCACTCGTCACGTTCATCACACGTCAGTTGAAAATGGAACGTCCGATGCTGAACTTCAAAATTTACCGTTATCCGATGTTTGCTTTATCGTCCGTCATCTCGATGGTCGTCACAATCGCGATGTTCTCCGGTATGTTGCTGTTACCGATTTACGTTCAGACGATTCGCGGAATTTCTCCGCTCGATGCCGGTCTGATGTTACTACCGGGTGCGATCCTCATGGCGGTCATGTCACCGATCAACGGGAAACTGTTTGATAAAATCGGCGGTCGTCCACTTGCCATCACAGGCTTGTTCATCACCGTCGTCACGAGTTATTATTTCAGTCAGCTTAAAATGGATACGACCTATACACACTTGATCATTCTCTACTCACTCCGGATGTTCGGGATGTCGATGGTCATGATGCCGGTCTCGACGAACGGTCTCAACCAATTACCGACGCGTTACTATCCACACGGAACGGCGATGAATAATACGTTGCAACAAGTTTCCGGTGCAATCGGAACGGCACTTCTCGTTACAATCATGTCTACGCACGCAAAAACGCGTGGAACGGAACTTGCACAAGAAGCAGCGAAAAACATGACGAGCCAACCCACAGCGGAAGCCGCAGCCGCGATGAAACAACAAATCATCATGCAGGCAACGCTTGACGGCATCAACTATGCGTTCTTCATCTCAACGTTCATCGCAGGTCTCGCGTTTGTTCTGTCGTTCTTCATTAAACGGGCGACCCAAGCGGAAGACATCATCAGTAACCGGTCGTTGAATGAACAAATCATTAAACCGCAAGTTTCCAATCAATAA
- the ytxJ gene encoding bacillithiol system redox-active protein YtxJ, with protein sequence MTQLRKLQSISDFDQFVSEHATFVICKHSTTCPISSAGFSAYTKYADTTEIPTAYLLIQEARTLSNHIAEQYNVRHESPQVLFIQDGKAVWTTSHYDITTDALHTYVG encoded by the coding sequence ATGACACAACTCAGAAAATTACAATCGATTTCCGACTTTGATCAATTCGTTTCCGAACATGCAACATTCGTGATTTGTAAACACAGCACGACCTGTCCGATTAGTTCAGCCGGTTTTTCCGCCTATACGAAGTATGCGGATACGACAGAAATTCCGACTGCTTATTTATTGATTCAGGAAGCACGGACATTATCGAATCACATCGCAGAACAGTACAACGTCCGGCATGAATCACCGCAAGTCTTGTTCATTCAAGATGGAAAAGCGGTCTGGACGACCTCTCATTATGACATCACGACAGATGCCTTACACACGTACGTCGGATGA